TTAAGACATGGTGGTTCATATATTTATCTAATGGGTAATGAAAAGTTAATTTCAAAAGGTGTTAAGGATGAACTTTTAAAGAGAGGCTACATTCAAAATATTCCTTTAGAAAACAGTGTGTATTCTCAATCTGTGGGCTTTGCATCATTTAGAGATATAGGAAAGAATTCCGCTTGGTGGATAAATAAAAATCCTAGACATTTTGGATGGGGAATAGCGGAAGCAGGACATAACTTTATTTTTGCAAATCCAAATGAATGGCAAAGTACAATTGCAGCGGCAGGATTAAGTTACAAAGGGAAGTTTGGACCTATGATATTAGTTGAAAAAGATAAAATATCAGAGGAAGTAACTAAATATTTAGAAACAGTAAAGCCTATGAAAACATCTGCCAAAGGACAAATATATAATCATGGGTGGATAATCGGAAGTGAAAATGAAATAATGCCAAGTATTCAATGGCAATTAGATAAGTGGCTAGATTATGGGGAGGTGTAATTTATGATTAACAATAATAAAGATATGAGAAGACGTAAAAATGAAATAGAAAAAGAAAATCAACTACAACAACAAATGAAGCAACGACTAGAAAACCTCCCACGTTTCGGATATAAGACAGTTAGATATTTTAGGGATAAAGCTACTATGCAAAAGGCAATAGATGATTTAATGAACAATAATATAATGAACTTAAATAGTAAAACACTTACGGAAAATTATATACAAGAAATTTATGATATGCATATATTCACATTTAAAGAAGGTATATATATACTGACAGCTACTATTGTAGGTGGATTTTTGGGAATGTTTATTTCTATATTTCATTCAAGAAGCAAAATAGCATTGCCAATATTTAATTCTGTATCTGCTGGAGGAACTGGCGTTAGTATAATTTTAGGATGTGGAATTGGAGCTACATTGTTTGCATTTTTTGTAGCAATACTAATGTTATATAGACCTATAAAGACAGTAAAGCCAGGATATTGTATGTTAACCATATATGGCAGTATAGAAGACAAACAAAATATAGAAAATTACTTAAAAAAATATGATCCAATAGAATTACAATAAATTAATAAAAGCTGTTGATTTTATCTTTAATCAACAGCTTTTATTAATTATAAATAAGTATAGAGTCAATTAATTATTTTCTAAATCTTGCACAGGGGTTTTAGGTTTTGAAGATTGATATGAAGGTTCCTCACTCATAACAAAATTTATTCTACTTTGAAATGTGTTTATTGATTGATTTAAACTATCAGCTATTTGAGTATACATTTGCTTTGCGTTTGGATCTTGAGTATCTAATGAAAATGTTAAGAAGTTAGATTCTGCACTTTTTAAAAGAGCCATAGTTTGATTTAGTTTATTTATTACAGTCATGCATATACCTCCTAATACGATAAATATATATTAATAGTATTTATTAATTAACAAATATATATGCTATTAAAATGCTACTTCTTTATATTTAAAAGTAGTATAATTGTAATAGGAATAACTTTATAGGGGGGTCTTTTTAATGTTAAATGGTAGAAAGATCAGAGAGTTTAGATTAAATTTAGGGTATACAGCTAAGGATATAGAAAGTCTTACGAAAAATCCTAAGTATGAAACTTCTATTTCAAAATCCTATTTAGAAGAATTGGAAAGAGGGGATAAGAAGAATCCAAGTTTTCGAAAAGTAGTTGTTCTAGCAAGTATTTTAAGGTGTAAAATAGATGATTTAGTAGTAAATTCGGATATATAACTATAAGTTTAAAAGCTATAGCGTGGAGCTATAGCTTATTTTTATTTAAAAAAATTTAGAATAAGTAACAAAATACATTAATTTACATAATATGAAATTAGGATAGCTAGTCCAAAGGATTTATTTATCCTACAAGTAACAATGTTATTAACAAAAATTTCGATTTATTAATTTACATTAGAATAGAAAATGATGAATGAAAGAAGAGAAATAGGATAGCTATTAGAAAATTTAATTAGTGAGGGGAAAAAGAAATGGATGAACTATGTTTAGTATCTCATTTATGTAAGTATATTGGACAAACAGTAACTATATTTACTGAAAGTGGTGGACAATCAGGAAGAGGATTTACAGGTATATTATTAACAGTTAATAATTGTTATGTAAGACTTACAACACAAGTAGGCCCAGCACCAGGATGCGCTCTTGGAAATTGCTGTTCTGGATTTGGTGGACCAAGAAATGGTGAAGAAGATATCTGTAAGGAAGGCAAAGATAACAATAATAACAATTATCATCATCACAACCAAAGATTTAGTTGTCATGGAAACACTGTTGGTTCTGTAACAGATATTCCTATCTGCAAAATAGTATCATTTGTTCATAACGCTCTTTAATTGAAGCTTAAACAAATTTTATTTTAATCTATTATTATTAAGGAGTGATATTAATGTGTGATATTAGTTTTGCAAAGCATATGTGTAAAAATATAGGGGAAACAGTAACTATATTTACTGAAAGTGGTGGACAATCAGGAAGAGGATTTACAGGTATATTACTAGATGTAAATAAATGTTATGTCAGACTTACAACACATGTAGGACCAGCGCCAGCATGTGCACTTGGAAATTGTTGTTCTCATAGAGATTCAATGGAATCACCATATGATAATGGTTATGGTGGCTATGGAGAATGTGATAGAGACGACTATGGTATGGATGGAAATGGAGTAATACGTTGTGATGCAAGAGATGTAGGATCAATTTCAGATATTCCTCTTTGCAAAATAGTAGCATTTGTTCACAATTCATTGAACAACTAATTTAAAAATATAGTATTTTATTTGACACCAATGTTTATTGGTGTCAAATTTTTATATCATAAAAAAGTATAAAAATTCATAAATATAAATTACAAATATAAGTTTATTATTATAAGTTTTTAGGAAGTGATATATTATGAATAAAGACAAAACAGTTAAAATAAAAAATAGTGTAGACAAAAATATGAAACTATCGTCGCATTTTTCAAAGTACATAGGACAAACGGTAACTATATTTGTGACAACTGGAGGGGGAGGCGGACTAGGATTTACTGGAGTTGTTTTAAGTGTAAATAGATGTTTTTTAAGGCTTATAACTAGAGTCGGTTCTGCACCAGAGTGTCCGGTTGGTAATGGATGTTCTTTTCCTGTGAAAAATGATTATAAAACGGTGTGTAATAATCTAGGAACTATTACAGACATTCCAATTGATAAAATAGTAGCTTTTACTCATAATGTGTTATAAAATTAAAATCTCTTAAGATTGTTTAAAACTTTTAAACAATCTTTTTTTTATAAAAAAATTATAAATATTTTATTAAACTGAAAAACTTATAATACGACAAATTAATTTTATATTTCAACAATTAGGAATATAATTTATTGCATATTGAACATAATACATATATAATGGTTAGGTTAATGAAATAAAAACGAACATTTGGAAGGAAGTTAATATGGAAAAAATTAAGTTTGAAAATTTACCAATATCAGATGAAATAAAAAGTGCAATTGCGGATATGGGATTTGAAGAACCTTCTCCAATTCAAGAAAAGGCAATTCCTTTTATATTAAGTGGAAAAGATATAATAGGGCAAGCACAAACAGGAACAGGAAAGACAGCAGCTTTTGGAATACCGGCTTTAGATACTATAGATCTTAATAATAGAAATTTACAAATCATGGTACTATGTCCTACAAGAGAATTAGCAATACAAGCAACTCAAGAAATTACAAAGCTTGGAAAATATAAAAAAGGATTAAATGTCCTTGCTATATATGGAGGGCAACCAATAGATCGTCAAATAAAAGCTCTAAAAAGAGGAGTTCAAATAGTAATAGGAACACCAGGACGAGTTATAGATCATATAAATCGTAAAACTCTAAAAACTGACAATATAAAAATGGTAGTTCTAGATGAAGCAGATGAAATGCTAGACATGGGATTTAGAGACGATATAGAAACAATAATCCAATCTGTACCAGAAAACAGACAAACTATACTATTCTCGGCTACAATGCCTAAGGCTATAGTTGAATTAAGTAAGAAATATCAAACTAAAGCTGAATTCATAAAAGTTGTTCATAGACAATTAACAGTCCCTAATATAGAACAAAGATATATAGAAGTTAAAGAAAACTTTAAAATCGAAGTATTATCAAGATTAATAGATATGAGAAATCCTAAATTATCAGTAATCTTCTGTAATACAAAGAAAAGAGTTGATGAAGTAGTATCTGAACTTCAATCAAGAGGATATTTTGCTGAAGGACTTCATGGTGATATGAAGCAACCTCAAAGAGACCGTGTAATGAGCAAGTTTAGAAATGGTACTATTGAAATCTTAGTTGCAACAGACGTAGCGGCAAGAGGTATAGATGTTGATGATGTAGAAGCAGTATTTAACTACGATTTACCTCAAGATGAAGAGTATTATGTTCACAGAATAGGAAGAACAGGAAGAGCGGGAAGGTCAGGAATAGCATTTACTTTTGTTGCAGGAAAAGCAATGCGTAAGCTAAGAGATATAGAAAGATACACGAAAACAAAAATTAAACGTGCGGAAATTCCATCAGCTAATGATGTAGAAGAATTTAAAGCTAATACTTTCTTAGAAAAAGTTAAAAATACTATAGAAGATGGACATTTAGGAAAATATATAGATTATATAGAAAACTTACTTGATGAAGATTTTGCTACTATAGATATAGCTTCAGCTTTACTTAAAATGGCTTTAGGTGAAGAAAAGAAAGAAGAGGTTATAGAAATTCAAGAAGAAATCGGAGAAACTGGTGCAGAACCTGGAATGGTTAGACTATTTATAAATATAGGACGTAATCATAAAATCCAAGCTAGAGACGTAATTGGTGCAATTGCTGGAGAAACTGGAATACCAGGAAAAGTAATAGGTAAAATCGATATATATGAGAAATTTACTTTTGTTGAAGTGCCAAGAGAAAATGCTAGAGAAGTATTAGGAATAATGAAGAATAATACAATAAAGGGCAAAAAGATAAATATAGAACCTGCTAACGCAAGATAGAGGTTGAAAATAAACCATAAGTTACATTAAGGACTTATGGTTTATTTTATTTATTATATATCATTTACTGTATCCACGATAAACACAGTGTTTTCTTGAGAAAGGTCCAAAGTTATAGGATTATCTAGTTTACAATTATTTTTATCAAAAATTATATTAACTACAGGTCTTAAAGGAAGTGAGGCATTTTGTTTTAATACTATTGCTGAATCTCCTGTATTTAATTTTACTATTGTGCCAGAAGGGTAAGCTGCTATATTTTTAACAAAAGCATCTACAAGTTTTTTATCAAAAATAGTCTGGCTCATAGCAATAAGATATTCTAATGCTTTATAAACTTCCATTTTTGTATAACCACTAAAGTCAGAAACTAAGTTATCAAAGGTATTACATATTGACACAATCTTAACCGTTTCATGAAGTTGTTCATCACTAAGTCCTAAAGGAAATCCTGTACATCGAAATGTTCATGGTGCATAAGTATAATTGCCTTTGATATGTAACTTATATCTTCTTTTTGATTTATAATTTCATATCCATCTATAGTATGGCTTTTAAAAATTTCAAATTCTTCTTTTGATAAATTACCATTTCTAAATCTTTCAACTATATCTTTAGGAGTTAAAAGTTTACCTATATCGTGTAATAAAGCTCCTATGGCCAGTTCTTTAAGACGATTTTCAGGGTATTTTAGATAAACCCCAAGTATTAAAGATAAAACGCATACATTTATTGAATGTTCATAAAGATATTTATCCTTAGATTTAATATCGCAAATATTAACCATTACGTCCTCACGAGATAATATAATATCAATTATATTATTAACTACAGTATAAATTTCTTTTGATGGGTAGCTTTGCTTAGAAATAAATTTAGTAAATTCACTTTTTAAAACTGCCTTAGTTTCTTCGCGAGTTTGTTCTGAAATAATTTCATCCATTTGAATATCTTTAGAAAATTCATCATCTATAAAAACAGAAAATAATCCTATATTAGTTAATCTCATTTTGTATCCAGGTTTTAATTTTGTGCCTTTAGAAAGTAGTAATCTACCAGAGGCATCATAAATTGGTTTTGCTAGTATTTGGCCATCTTTTATTTGTGAAATAGATATTTTTCTCATAGTTAAGGATTCTCCTTGTATAAAGTAAAATCATTATTAATAATAAAAACTACACATATATATTAATGATAACATACAATTTAGATAATAAAAATACAATAATTACTTTCTTGAGGTAAAATAGTATACAAATGTTAATTTGACAGGAACATATTCCGTTAATAGTATATTTTTGTCGTTTAATGTAATTGATGATTACAAACATATAAAAATAATATATAATTAAATTAGTGCTACATTTTGGATTTATTGTATATTAATAAATATTACTGGAGGTATAAATAATGAAAGGTACTATTGTTGCGACTTGGATTAATACATGCCGAAAAATTTATGATAAAAATACAGTTGCACTTGCTATGCAATCAGTTGGGTGGAAAGAAAACAGAATATTTTCTCCCATAGAGGATGTTGATGATAGATATGTACAGGACATAATGAAGTACATATCTGAAAGTAGGAACATAAGCATAAATGAATTATGGAGAGCTATAGGAAAAGATAATATAAAAACCTTCTTTAAAGATTTTCCAGCTTTTTTTGAACATGAAAATCTATATTCATTTTTTAGATCTATGTTTGATGTTCACGTTGAAATGGTTAAAAAGTTTAAGGGCGCAAAGCCACCTATTATTGATATAAAGCCAATATCAAGTAAAAAAGCTATTTTTAAATACAATTCCAAAAGAGAAATGTATGATTATTGTTTAGGATTAATTGATGGAAGTTCGGAGTATTTTAAGGAAAATTTAGAGGTAAAAGAAATTAGTAGAAGTAGTGGTGAACTAGTATTAGAATTCACATTTGAAAATGATATTTTTTATAAAAGAGTTTATAAGTTTAATAAGATGCTATCTTTTGGATTTATGAAAAGTATACCTGCAAAAGTTGGTGTTTTAACATTTATAATATCCTTACTTGTTGGTATTCCTATGTTTGGGTTTACAAATATACTAAAAGAACTAGGTATAGCTGTTATATCATCTTTAGCATCAGCATTTGCTATATCTGTACTACTTAGGCCAGTAGGTTTAATTAAAAAAGAAATAAATAATATCAATAAAAATAATTATACTGAGGATGGACAGATTGTTACAGGGGATGTTTTTGAAGACATATATGAATTATTAAAAGAACATAGAAAAGGTGTACGAGCAGATTTTGTTGGCTTTAAGGGTGTTACAGATGAAATGGGTACATTTGTTAGAAATATAAATAAAATATCTGATTCCATGATGTCTACGTCTGAAGAGATATCAGGGGTAGTTGAGCAAGTTGCAGACGCTGCTATAAGCCAAGCTGAAAATACTCAAGATGCTGCTACTATTTTAAATGGAAATATAGAAGCTTTAAAAAATATTGTTAATGTTGAAAATGAAAATAAAGAACAGTTAGAACAGGCAATAAGCAAGATTGATAATAGTTATAATAATGTTGATAATTCAAGTAAAAATATAATAGAGTCACTTAATAAGTTTAAAGAAGTAAGAAATAATGGAATGGAACTTGAAGATAAAGCTCATAGCATAACTGACATTGTTTCAATTGTTTCTCAAATATCAGAACAGACAAATCTTTTAGCGCTAAATGCATCAATTGAAGCAGCAAGAGCAGGAGAAGCAGGAAAGGGATTTTCAGTTGTAGCTGAAGAGGTTAGAAAGCTTGCAGAACAAACACAAGAAGCTGTGGAGCAAATAAATACTAATCTTGGAGAGTTTGTAGAGGCTATTAAGAATTTAGTTACAAAAATAGACTCTCAATACTCAGTTTTGGAAAAGGAAACTGGAAGTCTTAAAGAAGTTAGGGATATAAGCTTAGATGCTACTAATGCAATACAAACTGTATCTGCATCTATGATAAAAACAATAGATGAATTAACTTCAGAATCACAAACTATAGCAGAGATATATAATAACATAGAATCTTTATCAGCAATTGCTGAGGAAAATTCAGCATCTTCAGAAGAAGTTAGTGCAAGTGTATCTAACTATACTAGTGAAATAAAGAACTTAATTAGTAGTATTTCAGAGTTTAAAAATCTAACAGAACAGTTTAAAGATGAATTAAGAAAATATAAGATATAAATAAAAGTCCTAGCAGTTATCTGTTAGGACTTATTTATTCCCCTTAAATCAAAATCTGGAATAAAACTTTCAGAGGCTGTTCCCTCATCTTGTATAAAAGCATTTTTAATTCCTAGATTTAAACAATAATTTATTAAAGCATCATAATGTTTTTTAGTAACCTTTCTGTTTATTTCAGGATATTTTGCAAGGTTTTTGGTTGGAGTATATTGATTCATTATACTTATGTATATAGAATCTTTATATGTTTTATATAGATAATCTATTATTTTTTTTGAATCAAATAAAAGACTTGGTATCATTAAGTGCCTTACAATAACGCCTTTTTTCATAATTCCCTTATGATCAAATTCAGGTGTTCCAACTTGTTTAAACATCTCCATTATGGCCTTGGATGCTACCTTAAAATAATCGGGAGCATTAGAATATTTAATTGCATAGGAATCTTTAAAATATTTAAAATCTGGAAGATATATATCAACATAGCCATTTAATAATTTTAGTGTTTCTATGTTTTCATAACTGTTTGTATTATAGACAATGGGAATATTGAGTCCCCTCATTTTGGCTATTTTAAGAGCAGATATTATTTGAGGTACAAAGTGTGTTGGAGTTACTAAATTTATATTAGTTGCACCTCTTTGTTGTTGTTCTAAAAATATTTCGCTTAAACGTTCAATGGAAACTTCCTGTCCAACACCATCTGTGCTAATGGCGTAGTTTTGACAGAAAACACATTTTAAATTACAGTTTGAAAAAAATACTGTGCCAGAGCCATTGCTTCCTGAAATACAAGGCTCTTCCCAGGCGTGTAGTGATACTCTGGCAAGTTTTACTTTGTCTTTTGATTTGCAAAAACCGATATCTCCATTAAATCTATTTACGTTACAATTTCTATAACATAAATTACAGTTTTCTAACATAAAATCACATCCTTTGTTACTATATAAATTTTTATCATCTAATGTCTATCTTTAATCCTAAATATAATACACTGTATTAGAAAAATTAAACTTACAAATCCAAATACAGGATATACATGGCTTATTAAATTTACAAATCCAAATTGGGAAATTGGAATATCAATAAGCAATATAAGTATTATAGCCTTTTTATATGGAATTTTAAATACATCTCTAAGGGTCTTACTTAAACTATAAATGTCGGACACTTCAGTTGAGAACATTTCAAGCCACATAATTCCGAGAAGAAATATTTGTATAAGTCCTCCGAAGCGATTGGCTACATATAATAGTGGAATATCGTATTTATATATGTTAGGCACGTTTAAAAGTAGCATAAAATTTATCATACAGGCAAGAATTGTAAGACCTAAAGCACCAAAGAATATTCCAAGTCTACAGGATGATTTATCCTTTGTTTCTGAAGTTAATGGAACTAAAACTCCACTACAAGATAGGGAATTAAAGCTTCCATATAATAAACAAGAAATAAACCAGCTTCCCTTAATTGAAGGAATCTGTTTAATATAACCTACATTAGCTGTATCCTTAGAAAGTAGTAAAAACAATAAAAAGATAGTTGTGATTACAATTATAAGACAAGGAACTATAAAGGCATTTATTTCTATAAGTCCGTTGGTATCACGAAATAGTGTAATAAGTGCGATTACTGCCATTATAGATATTCCAACCCACTTTGGAACATTAAAATATTGATGAATTAAAGAGCCGCTACCAGCAAGTATTATTGAAGAACTAGTAATTAAACAAATGGTGGTGAATAGCTGGGTTATTTTGCCCCATATTCCTGGACTAACAGTTTTTATAAATGAGCTATAAGAATTTAAATTATATTTACCGCCAATATGTATTATGTTAAACCCCATAAATATATAGATAAACATACATATAAGAATGCCCAAAAAACTTTTATAGCCATACCTAGTGAAAAAAAGTGTTATTTCTTCACCAGAAGCTAGTCCAGCACCAACAATGGTTCCAATGAATACTGCTGTTAATTCAAAGATTAACGTTAAATTTTTTTTCAAAATTATACCTCCATTACATTTATAAAACAAGCGCTCATTATAAATATATAAAATTTAATAAAAATAATGATTATATAAATTAAATTTTATTTTAGTGGCAAAATAAATTAAAGAGAGGTGAAAGATGTGATAAAAAAGTATACAAGTTATATACTAATTTTTTTAACTATTTTTATGTGTGTAGGATGTAATAAAAATCAATATGAAAATGTAAAGGAAAAGGATGTATTTAATATGAAAGTCGCTACTAAAATAGTAGAGGCATATTTTAATTATACAAAAGCAGATAAGTATGAGGAGTCAGCAAAGCTTTTAGATGAGAAAGCAAAAACTGATACCAAGGATTTAAAGCCTTCTAAGTTAAGAATAAGAGGTTATAGAATCAGTGAAGTTACTGAAAGTGGAGGAGAGGGCGATTTTAAAGTAGATGTTATAAAGTCTAGTGTGGATAAACCTGAAACTCAAGTAATAGACTACAGAATAAAAGTGGCTAAAAAAGGTTTGGATTATAAAATTACAGAAGTGTCCACTTCTCTTTTTAAAGAAGCATTTCAAAAAAAGAATCAGATAAGATTTAGAAAAGAAAATAATGTTGAAACTTTGTTGATAACAGATATGGATGGTATTCCGAAGTATGGATATGCCAAAAGTGATAGCGGAAAACTTCAAAGTGAGTTAATACCTAAAAACAAATTTGGTATTTGTTGTTTAAGTTATTCAGGAGATATGCTTGGAATAACTACTACAGGTGATGGAAGTTTTGTTGGAATTATAGATTTAGATGATACTATCCAAACTCAAACTAGTAATAAAGATGAAGGTGGAGATTCATCACAAAATAAAGAAGGTTCAAATCTTGTAAAAGAAAAACCTATAGGAAAAAATGTTTTATTATGTGACTTATTAAAAAAGGCTAAGATAGAAAACATGACTTTTTCTCAAGATGATAAATTATTGCTTGTCCAATATAGTAAAGATAAAGATACTTGCATAAAGGTATTTAATACAGAAAGTGGTGAACCGATACCTACAAATTTTGAAAGTGAGTATCCATTAAGTAAAGTTAATGTAGTTTTTAGAGAGTTTAAAAAGGATAAAATGATTTTTAGTGTTATAAATAAGGATAGCAAAGAAAAAGACAACAAATATATTGGGGAATGGGAACTTAATTTACAATCTTACAAAATATCTAAAGCCAAGAAATAATTTTATATAAAAATGTCTATAGTGTATAATACTCTATAGGCATTTTTGTTTGGTAGATTTATAAAAGAAAAGGAGTAGCGAATTTACATGAAAGAAAAGTGGGGAGATAAAAGGTATCATACTTTAAATTATTTTCTAAGAGAAAAATTTGGAGAAAAGGTATTTAAAATATCACTAGATGCTGGTTTTTCATGTCCTAATAGGGATGGAACCATAAGCAAAGGTGGATGTATATATTGCAGTGAAAGAGGTTCGGGAGATTTTGCAGGTGATAGGAATTTTTCTATAAGTTCTCAATTTGATGATATAAAAGAAATGATGAAAAATAAGTGGAAAAAGGGAAAGTATATAGCTTATTTTCAGGCATATACAAATACATATGCTCCTGTAGAAGAACTAAGAAGAAAGTATGAAGAGGCTATAAATGAAGAGGGAGTAGTTGCTCTTGCCATAGCTACAAGGCCTGATTGTTTAAGTGATGAGGTTGTAGAATTAATAAGTCAGTTTAATGATAGAGTATACACATGGGTAGAGCTTGGACTTCAAACTAGTAATGAATGTACGGCAAAGCTTATAAATAGAGGATATAATCTTCCTATATTTGAGGATGCTTTAACTAGACTTAGAGAAAAAAACATAGATGTTGTAGTACATACCATATTTGGACTTCCAGGAGAAGATAGAGAAGATATGCTTAATACTATAAGATATTTAAGAAAAAAGGATATTCAAGGGATAAAAATACATCTTCTTCATTTACTTAAAGGAACTCCTATGGTTAAACTATATGAACAAGGGAAACTTAAATTTTTAGAACAAGATGAATATATAGATATTATAGTAAAGGCTGTTAGCATGTTACCTCAAAACATAGTTATACACAGATTAACTGGGGATGCACCTAGAAACTTAATAATAGGACCTATGTGGAGTTTGAAAAAGTGGGAAGTTTTAAATGCTATAGATGCCAAGTTTAAAAATGATAATATATATCAAGGAAAAGAATATATATAAAAATAAAAGATTATGTAGGTATACTTAAATTCCTACATAATCTTTTTTGTTATATTGCGTCACCCATAAGATCATCGTATTTATATATATATTTATCAGCAATATCTATAATCTTATCCTTTTGATAACTTGAAAAATCATCATAAATACCAATCACTTTCATTCCAGCAGCTTTAGCACCAACTACAGCTGGGAATATATCTTCAAATACAATACACTTAGAAGGGTCAACATTTAGACGTTTAGCTGCAAGTAAATACACGTCAGGAAAGTTCTTTCCTCTACTTACTTCATCTGTTCTTGTAATAGAATCAAAATAATCATAGATACCAGTTGCTTTTAATGCTGTTGTAAGCAATAATTCACAATTGCTAGTTGCAAGGGCTATTTTAATTCCCATTGATTTAAGTAAATTTAAGTACTTTAGTGTACCTGGTTTAAGAGTAACATTATGTTTGTATTCATCTAGAGCCATATTGTTCCACTCAGTACAAATTTCTTCAACAGACTCATCTAAATTAAATGTATTTTTAAAGTATAAAGCAGCTTCTTCAAAACATAAATCTTGAACTTGTTCTTTTAAATCTTTTGGACATTCTATATTTCTTTTTTCTAAAAAATCTCTATCTATTTTTGTCCATACCCACATAGAATCAACAAGAGTGCCGTCCATATCAAATATAGCGCCTTTTATATCTTTAAGCATAAATAACACCCCTTTTTCGTAAATAATGTTTATTATCATTATAAGATAGAACAATTGAATGTAGCAAGAGAAAACATTTAAAGGTTTCTATGAAATATTTCTGTTTTTTCTTTGTTTTCAAAGTCTTTTATGGAATAAATATCTAGATTATTTAGTATATTCTTCATCCAATGATTTTGTGTTGATATTGATATTTCAGAGTTATTGGCTAAATTTGAAAGTGATTTTTGTCCTTCTTCTTTTGAAATTATAGTACCAGGACCACCAACACAACCACCAACACAGCCCATACCTTCAATAAAATTTGAATCTAAATCACCTTGTTTTAATAATGATAAAACTTCCCTGCATTCTTTAATTCCGTTAGCTTTAGTGGTTTTAAGAAGATCTTTTCTGTCTGGAAATAATGTTTCTATGGTATCGCAAATTGCTTTTGATAC
This Clostridium novyi NT DNA region includes the following protein-coding sequences:
- a CDS encoding YkvI family membrane protein, producing MKKNLTLIFELTAVFIGTIVGAGLASGEEITLFFTRYGYKSFLGILICMFIYIFMGFNIIHIGGKYNLNSYSSFIKTVSPGIWGKITQLFTTICLITSSSIILAGSGSLIHQYFNVPKWVGISIMAVIALITLFRDTNGLIEINAFIVPCLIIVITTIFLLFLLLSKDTANVGYIKQIPSIKGSWFISCLLYGSFNSLSCSGVLVPLTSETKDKSSCRLGIFFGALGLTILACMINFMLLLNVPNIYKYDIPLLYVANRFGGLIQIFLLGIMWLEMFSTEVSDIYSLSKTLRDVFKIPYKKAIILILLIDIPISQFGFVNLISHVYPVFGFVSLIFLIQCIIFRIKDRH
- a CDS encoding TIGR01212 family radical SAM protein (This family includes YhcC from E. coli K-12, an uncharacterized radical SAM protein.), which encodes MKEKWGDKRYHTLNYFLREKFGEKVFKISLDAGFSCPNRDGTISKGGCIYCSERGSGDFAGDRNFSISSQFDDIKEMMKNKWKKGKYIAYFQAYTNTYAPVEELRRKYEEAINEEGVVALAIATRPDCLSDEVVELISQFNDRVYTWVELGLQTSNECTAKLINRGYNLPIFEDALTRLREKNIDVVVHTIFGLPGEDREDMLNTIRYLRKKDIQGIKIHLLHLLKGTPMVKLYEQGKLKFLEQDEYIDIIVKAVSMLPQNIVIHRLTGDAPRNLIIGPMWSLKKWEVLNAIDAKFKNDNIYQGKEYI
- a CDS encoding HAD family hydrolase — protein: MLKDIKGAIFDMDGTLVDSMWVWTKIDRDFLEKRNIECPKDLKEQVQDLCFEEAALYFKNTFNLDESVEEICTEWNNMALDEYKHNVTLKPGTLKYLNLLKSMGIKIALATSNCELLLTTALKATGIYDYFDSITRTDEVSRGKNFPDVYLLAAKRLNVDPSKCIVFEDIFPAVVGAKAAGMKVIGIYDDFSSYQKDKIIDIADKYIYKYDDLMGDAI